In a single window of the Rhopalosiphum padi isolate XX-2018 chromosome 1, ASM2088224v1, whole genome shotgun sequence genome:
- the LOC132918640 gene encoding toll-like receptor 6, with protein sequence MCVLFAILLVIPMWHSVCGQYHHINASSGPQFNYDAPEDCAWKVRDGHGDEVLLACTLRTINSEMDTTNFSAIPSEHTVSLLISCDPAVTTLSSMENQSFAHLVRLRELELDGCKLARWPAATLAGLTDLRNLTIRTGMSDWPNSGMTVEIATGSFTHASRLERLDLSTNNMVALPENAFCHLPSLVLLNLSRNRIQDVADLGFGERAPPPPPQPLISGRDEVYDANPYLRKPASSQCPLDVQSVDVSWNRIAVIPSNGFSSLRRLTELRLTGNEISVVNDRPLGGLTGLEILDISCNNIVSLPIDMFKDVADSIKQIYLQDNSIGNLSPGLFVNLYQLTSLDLSSNQLTSTWIDASTFTGLIRLVALNLSNNKISKLDPTIFHDLYTLQILNLGGNIIDSIPNDAFIPLRNLDTLVLSNNKIVDISPLALNGLYALTLLSLDGNKLTDVHEDCFKNCTTLRELNLSGNVLKTIPSALREMRMLKNVDLGENKIEFINPDSFYGMSNLNGLRLMGNRLRNLTSNLFDNLTALQILSVAHNQIDFVAADAFQNILNIEAIRLDGNRLSSIEDIVRNVSSLKWLNVSDNVLSDFDYGMLPERLEWLAMHKNYLTELSNKNNVTAKIRQLDVRYNYLTYISPASIPDSVEILLMNNNQIMTVETGTFLKKTNISRVDMYANQIGQLDINALRLAPVHSDKPLPEFYISGNPFQCDCKMEWLQRINLLAGLRQYPMVMDISSIYCKLLYNRENKYVPLSDINQAQFVCTYKTHCFAVCQCCEFDACDCEMTCPANCTCYHDQPWSSNIVDCYSSNYTQLPAKIPMDATEVYLDGNLFTHLSSHALLGRKNLRILFANNSGIQSVRNDTFTGLKRLAVLHLEDNKIERFDGSEFNTVENLRELYLQHNYISYISNMTFEPLKSLQVLRLDHNRLYDYDSWILSTNLRLTKLYLSNNPWSCDCEFVQSFRQYINVSGDKIVDSSVVTCHSDDNRDVSIRDQNTTECSSFFGSIVENRIVRDVLPTVLTAVCIILAMVLILYLVVVYREECRAWVYYKCGFRICHKTVPFEDDRMFDAYVTYSLKDDGFVAQMLAPGLEQGNPRYRVGLHYRDFNVSSFVADTIVEAIESSKRTILVVSKNFVESEWCRFEFKSALHEGLKDKKGRLIIVALGEIQPKDVDPELRVYMKNSIQVNWGDRMFWEKLKFAMPDVSKCQSLMSRSRNGVNIYATPLRTSYSFASQPPRTASVQSSKYYLSPAYVDSSQHLWA encoded by the coding sequence ATGTGCGTGTTATTCGCTATTCTCTTAGTTATACCGATGTGGCACTCGGTGTGCGGACAATACCATCACATCAACGCGTCGTCCGGTCCGCAGTTCAACTATGACGCGCCAGAAGACTGCGCGTGGAAGGTCCGCGATGGTCATGGCGACGAGGTGCTACTGGCGTGTACGCTTCGGACAATCAACAGCGAGATGGACACCACGAATTTCTCGGCCATCCCGTCCGAGCACACTGTCTCGTTGCTCATATCCTGTGACCCCGCGGTTACAACCCTTAGCTCGATGGAGAACCAGAGTTTTGCCCACCTCGTGCGGCTCCGCGAGCTTGAGTTGGATGGGTGTAAGCTGGCCCGATGGCCTGCCGCCACACTTGCGGGTCTCACAGACCTTCGAAATCTAACTATCAGGACGGGCATGTCCGATTGGCCGAACTCCGGCATGACCGTTGAAATAGCAACGGGTAGTTTCACGCATGCCAGCCGCCTTGAACGGTTGGATCTGAGCACTAACAACATGGTCGCACTGCCCGAGAACGCGTTCTGTCATCTACCCAGCCTGGTGCTACTAAACCTGAGCAGGAACCGCATACAAGACGTTGCCGACTTGGGATTCGGGGAACGCGctccaccgccaccgccacagCCGCTTATCAGCGGCCGCGATGAGGTGTACGATGCGAACCCATACCTGAGAAAACCCGCGTCCAGTCAGTGTCCACTGGATGTCCAGTCCGTCGACGTATCATGGAATCGCATTGCCGTAATACCGTCAAATGGTTTTAGCTCATTGCGTCGGCTCACTGAGCTACGGCTTACCGGTAACGAGATATCAGTGGTCAATGATAGGCCGCTTGGCGGGCTTACAGGTCTGGAGATTCTCGACATATCTTGCAATAATATCGTCTCGTTGCCCATCGACATGTTCAAAGACGTAGCTGATAGTATTAAGCAAATCTACCTGCAAGATAACTCAATTGGCAATTTGTCTCCAGGTCTATTTGTCAACCTGTACCAATTGACTTCGCTGGATCTATCATCTAATCAGCTTACGAGCACTTGGATAGACGCCAGTACATTTACGGGGCTTATTAGACTAGTTGCGTTGAACTTATCCAATAACAAAATATCCAAACTCGATCCAACGATTTTCCACGATCTATACACGCTACAGATATTAAATTTGGGTGGTAATATAATCGATTCGATACCAAATGACGCATTCATACCGCTTCGAAATCTCGACACGTTAGTGCTGtctaacaataaaattgttgatatcAGTCCATTGGCTCTGAACGGCCTTTACGCGTTGACTCTGCTCTCGTTGGATGGAAATAAACTAACAGACGTGCACGAGGACTGCTTTAAGAATTGCACCACATTAAGAGAATTAAACCTCAGTGGGaacgttttaaaaactatacctTCAGCTTTGAGAGAAATGAGAATGCTGAAGAACGTAGACCTGGGAGAGAATAAAATAGAATTCATAAACCCAGATTCGTTTTATGGTATGTCAAACTTAAATGGTCTGAGGTTGATGGGAAATCGATTACGCAATTTAACATCTAACCTATTCGACAATCTGACTGCACTACAAATATTGAGCGTTGCACATAATCAGATTGACTTTGTAGCTGCGGACGCATTTCAAAACATCTTAAACATAGAAGCGATCAGGTTGGATGGCAATCGTCTATCGTCAATAGAAGATATAGTTCGAAATGTGTCAAGTCTGAAGTGGCTAAACGTGTCTGATAACGTCCTAAGTGATTTCGATTATGGTATGTTACCGGAACGTCTTGAGTGGTTGGCCATGCATAAAAACTACCTGACCGAGTTGTCCAACAAAAATAATGTCACTGCCAAGATACGTCAGCTGGACGTGAGGTACAACTACCTAACGTACATCAGCCCAGCCTCAATACCCGACAGCGTAGAGATACTATTAATGAACAACAACCAGATTATGACCGTAGAGACAGGCacgttcttaaaaaaaaccaatatctCACGGGTCGACATGTATGCAAATCAGATTGGCCAGTTGGATATAAACGCACTGCGCCTTGCACCCGTTCACTCGGACAAACCACTACCAGAGTTCTACATTAGCGGCAACCCGTTCCAGTGTGATTGCAAAATGGAGTGGCTGCAACGTATCAACTTGCTGGCTGGTCTACGCCAATATCCGATGGTGATGGATATATCATCAATTTATTGCAAGCTGCTGTACAATCGAGAGAATAAGTACGTGCCATTATCCGACATCAACCAAGCGCAATTTGTGTGCACGTATAAGACTCACTGTTTCGCCGTATGCCAGTGCTGTGAGTTTGACGCGTGTGACTGTGAGATGACATGCCCGGCAAACTGCACGTGTTACCATGACCAACCGTGGTCGTCTAATATCGTTGACTGTTACTCGTCCAACTACACCCAGCTTCCTGCTAAAATTCCTATGGACGCCACCGAGGTCTACCTAGACGGAAACCTGTTCACGCATCTATCTAGCCATGCTTTATTGGGCCGCAAAAATCTACGTATACTGTTCGCCAATAATTCAGGCATTCAGTCTGTGCGCAACGATACATTTACAGGGCTTAAACGGCTGGCCGTATTGCATCTGGAGGACAATAAAATCGAGAGGTTCGATGGATCCGAATTCAATACCGTTGAGAACCTTCGAGAACTATACCTGCAGCACAATTACATCAGCTACATCAGCAACATGACGTTCGAACCGTTAAAGAGCTTGCAAGTGCTGAGGCTCGATCACAACAGGCTGTACGACTATGACTCCTGGATATTGTCGACCAATTTACGCCTAACCAAGCTGTACCTTTCCAACAACCCGTGGTCTTGTGACTGTGAATTTGTTCAGTCGTTTCGACAGTACATTAATGTATCCGGTGACAAGATCGTGGACTCGTCCGTCGTTACGTGTCATTCTGACGACAACAGGGATGTAAGTATTCGGGACCAAAATACCACTGAATGTAGTTCGTTTTTTGGTTCCATCGTAGAAAACCGTATCGTCAGAGACGTATTACCCACGGTATTAACGgctgtatgtataattttagcTATGGTGCTAATCTTGTACCTTGTAGTCGTGTACAGAGAAGAGTGTCGTGCTTGGGTGTACTATAAATGCGGATTCAGAATATGTCATAAAACCGTACCATTCGAAGATGACAGGATGTTCGATGCGTACGTCACGTACAGTCTAAAAGATGACGGTTTCGTTGCTCAGATGCTAGCCCCCGGGCTAGAACAAGGCAATCCTAGGTACAGGGTAGGACTACACTATCGGGATTTTAATGTCAGCTCATTTGTCGCTGATACCATCGTGGAAGCTATCGAATCATCCAAGAGAACGATTCTAGTCGTTTCTAAAAATTTTGTGGAATCTGAATGGTGTCGATTCGAATTCAAATCAGCACTGCACGAGGGTCTTAAAGATAAAAAGGGACGGCTCATCATCGTTGCCCTTGGCGAAATTCAGCCAAAGGACGTTGATCCAGAACTCAgagtttatatgaaaaattcCATCCAAGTGAACTGGGGTGATCGAATGTTCTGGGAAAAATTAAAGTTCGCTATGCCAGATGTCAGCAAGTGCCAAAGTTTAATGTCCCGGTCCAGAAACGGTGTTAACATATATGCGACACCATTGAGGACGTCCTATTCATTCGCTAGCCAGCCACCTAGGACTGCTTCAGTACAGTCTAGCAAGTATTATTTGTCGCCAGCGTATGTGGATTCTTCGCAGCATCTTTGGGCGTGA